One window of the Mesorhizobium shangrilense genome contains the following:
- the ugpC gene encoding sn-glycerol-3-phosphate ABC transporter ATP-binding protein UgpC, with product MASITIRGVKKNYAKTQVVHGVDLDFASGEFVVILGPSGCGKSTLLRMIAGLEDISGGTIAIDGTVVNKLEPRERGCAMVFQNYALYPHMSVADNIGYSLKVAGIPSAERMKRIRAVARILELEPLLDRKPAALSGGQRQRVAMGRAMIREPKVFLFDEPLSNLDAKLRVQMRSEIRKLHRRLSVTSVFVTHDQVEAMTLADRLVVMNGGRVEQVGTPGEVYTRPASRFVATFVGAPAMNMLEGVVTLDGLSLLGGSRRLAIPRAGLPVGTEVAVGIRPEAVRLVAQGTPGALDATVDLVEELGAGRVIYVDLDGAPFSVMTSEAIHPEPGTAVGLQFSPDDMHFFASPSGARLDVFKASVLEPAL from the coding sequence ATGGCCTCCATCACCATTCGGGGCGTCAAGAAGAATTACGCCAAGACGCAGGTCGTGCACGGCGTCGACCTCGACTTCGCCTCGGGCGAGTTCGTCGTCATCCTGGGACCGTCCGGCTGCGGCAAGTCCACGCTGCTGCGCATGATCGCCGGGCTGGAAGACATCTCCGGCGGCACGATCGCTATCGACGGCACCGTGGTCAACAAGCTCGAGCCGCGCGAGCGTGGCTGCGCCATGGTGTTCCAGAACTATGCGCTCTATCCGCATATGAGCGTCGCCGACAACATCGGCTACTCGCTGAAAGTAGCGGGCATTCCCAGCGCGGAGCGCATGAAGCGCATCCGCGCCGTGGCACGCATCCTCGAGCTCGAACCGTTGCTCGACCGCAAGCCCGCCGCTCTCTCGGGTGGCCAGCGCCAGCGCGTCGCCATGGGACGCGCCATGATCCGCGAGCCCAAGGTCTTCCTGTTCGACGAACCGCTTTCCAATCTCGATGCCAAGCTGCGCGTCCAGATGCGCTCTGAAATCCGCAAGTTGCATCGCCGGCTCAGCGTCACCTCCGTCTTCGTCACCCATGACCAAGTCGAGGCGATGACGCTTGCCGATCGGCTTGTCGTCATGAATGGCGGCCGCGTCGAGCAGGTCGGTACACCCGGCGAAGTCTACACCCGCCCGGCCAGCCGCTTCGTGGCGACCTTCGTCGGCGCGCCGGCGATGAACATGCTGGAGGGCGTGGTCACGCTCGACGGACTTTCGCTGCTGGGCGGCAGCCGGCGCCTGGCCATCCCGCGCGCCGGGCTGCCGGTCGGCACCGAGGTCGCGGTCGGCATCCGGCCGGAGGCCGTGCGCCTGGTCGCGCAGGGCACGCCGGGCGCGCTCGACGCGACCGTCGACCTCGTCGAGGAACTGGGCGCGGGCCGGGTCATCTATGTCGATCTCGACGGCGCACCGTTTTCGGTCATGACGTCGGAGGCCATCCATCCCGAGCCTGGTACCGCGGTCGGCCTTCAGTTTTCGCCCGACGACATGCATTTCTTCGCGTCGCCGAGCGGAGCCCGGCTCGATGTCTTCAAGGCTTCGGTGCTGGAACCGGCACTCTGA
- the argH gene encoding argininosuccinate lyase produces MNDKKASNQMWGGRFASGPTAIMEAINASISFDRKLYAQDIRGSIAHSEMLAQAGIILAADQEKIAEGLNTILKEIEAGTFEFSTRLEDIHMNVEARLAELIGPAAGRLHTARSRNDQVAVDLRLWVKDECFRVAEALKGLIAAFLERAEEHAATVMPGFTHMQTAQPVTFGHHCMAYVEMFGRDLSRVRDAIERMDESPLGSAALAGTSFPIDRHATAKALGFREPMRNSLDGVSDRDFALEFLAMAAICATHLSRLAEEIIIWSTPQFGFIRLSDSFSTGSSIMPQKKNPDAAELVRGKTGRVNGHLVGLLTVMKGMPLTYGKDMQEDKESVFDAAETLDLMLAAMTGMVSDMTVNATAMKKAAGSGYSTATDLADWLVRTLGLPFREAHHVTGRAVALAEQKKVALDKLSLEDMQSIHPGITSDIFSVLAVQNSVKSRTSFGGTAPSEVRRQIRYWKKRLAKA; encoded by the coding sequence ATGAACGACAAGAAGGCCAGCAACCAGATGTGGGGCGGACGTTTTGCCTCGGGTCCGACCGCGATCATGGAAGCCATCAACGCGTCGATCTCGTTCGACCGCAAACTCTACGCACAAGACATTCGCGGCTCGATCGCCCATAGCGAGATGTTGGCGCAAGCCGGCATTATTTTGGCGGCCGATCAAGAAAAAATCGCTGAAGGGCTGAACACGATCCTGAAGGAGATCGAAGCCGGCACGTTCGAGTTCTCGACCCGGCTGGAAGACATTCACATGAATGTCGAGGCCCGCCTCGCCGAGCTGATCGGCCCGGCCGCCGGACGGCTGCACACCGCCCGCTCGCGCAACGACCAGGTCGCCGTCGACCTCAGGCTCTGGGTCAAGGACGAGTGCTTTCGCGTCGCCGAGGCGCTGAAAGGTCTGATCGCGGCATTCCTGGAACGCGCCGAAGAGCACGCGGCAACCGTAATGCCCGGCTTCACCCATATGCAAACCGCGCAGCCGGTGACCTTCGGCCATCATTGCATGGCCTATGTCGAGATGTTCGGCCGCGACCTGTCGCGCGTCCGCGACGCCATCGAACGCATGGACGAAAGCCCGCTCGGTTCGGCGGCCCTTGCCGGCACCAGCTTCCCCATCGACCGGCACGCAACCGCGAAGGCACTCGGCTTCCGCGAGCCGATGCGCAATTCCCTCGACGGCGTTTCGGACCGCGATTTCGCGCTGGAATTCCTGGCCATGGCGGCGATCTGCGCGACGCATCTGTCGCGGCTGGCCGAGGAAATCATCATCTGGTCGACGCCGCAATTCGGCTTCATCAGGCTGTCGGACAGCTTCTCCACCGGCTCGTCGATCATGCCGCAGAAGAAGAACCCGGACGCCGCCGAACTGGTGCGCGGCAAGACCGGGCGCGTCAACGGCCATCTGGTCGGCCTGCTGACCGTGATGAAGGGCATGCCCCTGACCTATGGCAAGGACATGCAGGAGGACAAGGAATCGGTGTTCGACGCCGCCGAGACGCTAGACCTGATGCTGGCGGCGATGACCGGCATGGTCTCCGACATGACGGTGAACGCAACCGCGATGAAGAAGGCCGCCGGCTCCGGCTATTCGACGGCGACCGACCTTGCCGACTGGCTGGTGCGCACGCTTGGCCTGCCGTTTCGCGAGGCGCACCATGTCACCGGCCGCGCCGTGGCGCTGGCCGAGCAGAAGAAGGTGGCGCTGGACAAGCTGTCGCTCGAGGATATGCAATCCATTCATCCCGGCATCACCTCGGACATATTCTCGGTGCTCGCGGTGCAGAATTCGGTGAAGAGCCGCACAAGCTTCGGCGGCACCGCGCCATCGGAAGTGCGCAGGCAGATACGCTATTGGAAAAAGCGGCTAGCGAAGGCTTGA
- a CDS encoding ABC transporter ATP-binding protein: MSFLELEGLNKHYGPVAALAGVDLKVSSGSRTAIVGPSGCGKTTLLRLIAGFEAPDQGRIVLDGAVLANGGSAVPAHRRGVGVVAQDGALFPHLTISDNIGFGMARDEDKRVERIAELAYTVGLDKAILKRHPHELSGGQQQRVALARAMAMKPRLMLLDEPFSALDTGLRASMRKAVAELLEAAGITTILVTHDQAEALSFASQVAVMRDGKFSQIGTPRELYLKPKDRMVAEFLGDAIILPAKISDGFANSPLGRIAVDTNEHRDVARIMLRPEQIGLKRTSREGMSGTPDMLFGEVTESEFAGSMCTIAVRLLNSADPPDAAAIGNTPLTLRKPGMDAPMVGEIVRLTVSGKAHVLA, from the coding sequence ATGAGCTTTCTTGAACTCGAGGGCCTGAACAAGCATTACGGCCCGGTCGCCGCACTTGCCGGCGTCGACCTCAAGGTTTCCAGCGGCAGCCGCACCGCAATCGTTGGCCCGTCCGGCTGCGGCAAGACGACGTTGCTGCGGCTGATTGCCGGCTTCGAGGCGCCCGACCAGGGCCGCATCGTGCTCGATGGCGCGGTGCTGGCCAATGGCGGCAGCGCGGTGCCGGCGCATCGCCGTGGCGTCGGCGTGGTGGCGCAGGACGGCGCCCTGTTCCCGCATCTGACAATCTCCGACAATATCGGCTTCGGCATGGCGCGCGACGAGGACAAACGCGTGGAGCGCATCGCCGAACTCGCCTACACCGTCGGGCTCGACAAGGCGATCCTGAAACGCCATCCGCACGAACTCTCGGGCGGCCAGCAGCAGCGCGTGGCGCTGGCACGTGCCATGGCCATGAAACCCCGGCTGATGCTCCTCGACGAGCCGTTCTCGGCGCTGGATACCGGCCTGCGCGCCTCGATGCGCAAGGCCGTGGCCGAGCTCCTCGAGGCCGCCGGCATCACCACCATCCTGGTGACCCACGACCAGGCCGAGGCCCTGTCCTTCGCCAGCCAGGTGGCTGTTATGCGCGACGGCAAGTTCTCGCAGATCGGCACGCCGCGGGAACTCTATCTCAAGCCGAAGGACAGGATGGTCGCCGAGTTCCTTGGCGATGCCATCATCCTGCCGGCGAAGATATCCGACGGCTTTGCCAACTCGCCGCTCGGACGTATCGCCGTCGACACGAATGAGCATCGCGATGTCGCACGCATCATGCTGCGTCCCGAGCAGATAGGGCTGAAACGAACCTCGCGCGAGGGCATGTCGGGCACCCCGGACATGCTGTTCGGCGAGGTGACCGAGTCCGAATTCGCCGGCTCGATGTGCACGATCGCGGTGCGGCTTCTCAACAGCGCCGATCCCCCGGACGCCGCCGCGATCGGCAACACACCGTTGACCCTGCGCAAGCCCGGCATGGATGCACCGATGGTCGGCGAGATCGTCCGGCTGACCGTGTCCGGAAAGGCGCATGTTCTTGCCTGA
- the lptM gene encoding LPS translocon maturation chaperone LptM — MTGSRILMTLTLLAAMAAVTACGRKGGLDTPYEAAVQARKDAERAKQPVPPEPAKPVEDKKFILDPLI, encoded by the coding sequence ATGACCGGAAGCAGGATTTTGATGACGCTGACGCTTCTGGCAGCGATGGCCGCCGTGACGGCCTGCGGCAGGAAGGGCGGGCTCGACACGCCCTACGAGGCAGCCGTGCAGGCCCGCAAGGATGCCGAGAGGGCCAAGCAGCCCGTGCCGCCGGAGCCGGCAAAACCGGTCGAGGACAAGAAGTTCATTCTCGACCCGTTGATCTAG
- the tlpA gene encoding thiol:disulfide interchange protein TlpA, producing the protein MADRNRLFPAPRLILAALVAGVLAGAVAVYVRESGSGNNAPAQQAAVGNSKDDVACAAKSERAKKVAASATGQVAALLPADPPQSLRRLAFNGPNGKPMTIADHAGKTVLLNLWATWCAPCRAEMPALDALQKEKGSNAFEVVAVNVDAGDDVKPKKFLKDTGVQSLGYYRDSSMALFNDLKTRGLALGLPVTMLVDGEGCLIAHMNGPAEWSGPDARRLVEAALAPSG; encoded by the coding sequence ATGGCAGACCGCAATAGACTTTTCCCGGCCCCGCGCCTCATCCTTGCCGCCCTGGTGGCGGGCGTGCTTGCCGGCGCGGTCGCGGTATATGTCAGGGAGAGCGGTTCTGGCAACAACGCCCCGGCGCAGCAAGCCGCCGTCGGCAACAGCAAGGACGATGTCGCCTGCGCCGCCAAGAGCGAACGCGCCAAGAAGGTCGCCGCCTCCGCCACCGGCCAGGTCGCCGCACTTTTGCCGGCCGACCCGCCGCAATCGTTGAGACGCCTCGCCTTCAACGGGCCCAACGGCAAGCCGATGACGATCGCCGACCATGCCGGCAAGACGGTGCTGCTCAATCTGTGGGCGACATGGTGCGCGCCGTGCCGTGCCGAGATGCCGGCGCTCGACGCGCTGCAGAAGGAAAAAGGCAGCAACGCGTTCGAAGTCGTCGCCGTCAATGTCGATGCCGGCGACGATGTGAAGCCGAAGAAGTTCCTCAAGGACACCGGCGTCCAGTCACTCGGCTACTACCGCGATTCGTCGATGGCGCTGTTCAATGATCTCAAGACGCGCGGCCTGGCGCTTGGCTTGCCAGTCACCATGCTGGTCGATGGCGAGGGCTGCCTGATCGCCCATATGAACGGCCCGGCCGAATGGTCGGGGCCGGACGCACGGCGGCTGGTGGAAGCGGCGCTCGCACCATCAGGCTGA
- a CDS encoding EAL domain-containing protein: MLTVYNCIIHEHDLRLVALAALICGISSSSAIILLRHIDRSTNRNRYAWLTIAAASTGFGIWATHFIAMLAFSPGIPNAYNTELSVLSLAAAIVLTFAGMWIATLRGGIDHYLVGGAVLGAGIAAMHYTGMAAFEVQGRIVWNQLLVAVSLLAGITLAALALLVVLRRPSTLGTICAAVLLTLAICTLHFVAMAAVSIFPDSSIEISQYTIEPVSQAFAAAAASLVILVLSAAALWIDLRFRRHKVEAERMHGLANAAIEGLIVCDGTRIVSANDSIAALTGISANALNAMRLGDLFGERTASNMAEFDGQAQEAELRSRDGTTIPVELIARSIDYCGKPHSVVAVRDIRERKKAEQEILRLAHFDPLTGLANRRSFSGRLDAEIAAVDRGGRGGHLALLLLDLDRFKEVNDIFGHAAGDAMLQKVARCASSALRHGQMLARLGGDEFAVIAPNLPDPQAAGRIAQAVLAAMREENRLSAGGGLMSASIGIALYPLDADDQAALISHCDTALYRAKAEGKDTYRYFEASMGAEARDKRVMEHDLRQAVARNEFRLVYQPQKEISTGKMIGFEALIRWRHPERGDVPPAVFIPVAEDSGAIVQIGDWVMATACEEAARWKNPLTIAVNVSAVQLHNPNFSRKVHEVLLRSGLAPGRLELEITETALVKDMPRALATLRQVKALGVRVAMDDFGTGYSSLSNLRAFPFDKIKIDGSFIKSVDSNGQVAAIVRAVLGLGRGLGLPVLAEGVETLGELKFLDAEACEIGQGYYLGRPSPIETFGELTGVTAPVIQDEDARHRSGSILMLEPAAALRSA, encoded by the coding sequence ATGTTGACGGTTTATAATTGTATAATCCATGAGCATGATCTGAGATTGGTCGCTCTTGCTGCACTTATTTGCGGTATCTCTTCCTCTTCTGCGATTATTCTCCTTCGGCATATTGATAGATCGACCAATCGAAATCGCTATGCATGGCTGACTATTGCTGCGGCCTCGACCGGATTCGGGATCTGGGCGACCCACTTCATCGCGATGCTTGCGTTCTCGCCAGGCATACCAAACGCATACAATACGGAACTTTCGGTACTTTCACTTGCCGCCGCCATAGTCTTGACATTTGCGGGCATGTGGATCGCCACCTTGCGTGGTGGCATCGACCATTACCTTGTCGGCGGCGCGGTTCTCGGAGCCGGTATCGCGGCCATGCACTACACCGGCATGGCGGCATTCGAGGTACAGGGCCGGATCGTCTGGAACCAGCTGCTGGTCGCGGTCTCCCTGCTGGCAGGCATAACACTTGCCGCACTGGCGCTTCTTGTCGTGCTGCGCCGCCCGTCCACGCTGGGCACAATCTGCGCCGCCGTGCTGTTGACGCTGGCGATCTGCACCTTGCATTTCGTCGCCATGGCCGCGGTCTCCATATTCCCGGACTCCTCGATCGAGATATCGCAATACACGATCGAACCGGTGTCGCAGGCCTTTGCCGCCGCCGCCGCCAGTCTGGTTATCCTTGTGCTTTCGGCCGCGGCGCTATGGATCGACCTGCGATTCCGCCGCCACAAGGTCGAAGCCGAACGCATGCACGGCCTGGCGAACGCCGCGATCGAAGGCCTCATCGTCTGCGACGGCACCCGCATTGTCAGCGCCAATGACAGCATCGCGGCCCTGACCGGCATATCGGCCAACGCACTGAATGCGATGAGGCTTGGCGACCTTTTCGGCGAGCGTACGGCTTCCAACATGGCCGAGTTCGACGGGCAGGCACAGGAGGCTGAGCTCAGAAGCCGTGATGGAACCACGATCCCTGTCGAGTTGATCGCGAGAAGCATCGACTATTGCGGCAAACCGCATAGCGTGGTCGCCGTTCGCGACATCCGCGAGCGCAAGAAGGCGGAGCAGGAGATCCTTCGCCTCGCCCATTTCGATCCGCTCACCGGATTGGCCAATCGCCGGAGTTTTTCCGGTCGGCTCGACGCGGAAATCGCGGCCGTGGACCGGGGCGGGAGAGGTGGGCATCTTGCGCTGCTGCTGCTCGACCTCGACCGGTTCAAGGAGGTGAACGACATTTTCGGGCATGCCGCCGGCGACGCCATGCTGCAGAAGGTTGCACGCTGCGCGTCCAGCGCCTTGCGTCACGGCCAGATGCTCGCACGCCTTGGCGGCGACGAGTTCGCCGTCATCGCTCCGAACCTCCCCGACCCACAGGCCGCGGGCCGCATTGCACAGGCCGTGCTGGCGGCGATGCGCGAGGAGAACCGGCTTTCAGCCGGAGGCGGCCTCATGTCGGCCAGCATCGGCATCGCCCTCTACCCGCTGGACGCCGACGACCAGGCCGCGCTGATCAGCCACTGCGATACCGCGCTTTATCGCGCCAAGGCCGAGGGCAAGGACACTTACCGCTATTTCGAGGCTTCGATGGGCGCCGAGGCCCGCGACAAGCGGGTGATGGAGCATGATTTGCGCCAGGCGGTGGCACGCAACGAGTTTCGCCTCGTCTACCAGCCGCAAAAGGAAATCAGCACCGGCAAGATGATCGGGTTCGAAGCCTTGATCCGCTGGCGGCATCCGGAGCGCGGCGACGTGCCCCCGGCAGTGTTCATTCCGGTCGCTGAAGACAGCGGCGCCATCGTCCAGATCGGCGACTGGGTGATGGCGACGGCTTGTGAAGAAGCCGCCCGTTGGAAAAATCCCCTGACGATCGCGGTCAATGTCTCAGCGGTGCAGCTTCACAACCCGAATTTCAGCCGCAAGGTCCATGAGGTCCTGCTTCGGTCCGGCCTCGCGCCGGGCAGGCTCGAACTCGAAATCACCGAAACGGCGCTGGTGAAGGACATGCCGCGCGCATTGGCGACCTTGCGGCAGGTCAAGGCGCTAGGTGTGCGCGTGGCCATGGATGATTTCGGCACCGGCTACTCCTCGCTCTCCAATCTGCGCGCATTCCCCTTCGACAAGATCAAGATCGACGGATCCTTCATCAAGTCGGTGGACAGCAACGGCCAGGTCGCGGCCATCGTACGCGCCGTGCTGGGCCTGGGGCGCGGCCTCGGCCTGCCTGTCCTGGCGGAAGGCGTCGAGACCCTGGGCGAGCTGAAATTCCTCGATGCCGAGGCCTGTGAGATCGGGCAAGGCTACTATCTTGGCCGGCCGAGCCCGATTGAAACCTTCGGCGAACTGACCGGCGTGACGGCACCCGTGATCCAGGACGAAGATGCCAGGCATCGCAGCGGAAGCATCCTGATGCTGGAGCCAGCCGCCGCTTTGCGCTCAGCCTGA
- a CDS encoding extracellular solute-binding protein, producing the protein MSIIKHGLAAFAAGAIGIALASPAAAAPTKFDFWFGLSGDLARVVDTMCKNFNESQKDYEVVCTSQGNYDATLQNTIAAFRAGKQPTVVQVYDVGTATMMLSGAYKPADKLMEENGYKVDYNDYFPGIARYYATSKGEMLSFPFNSSTALLYWNKDAFAKIGKTEAPKTWEDVGADLQAMKDAGYECPMAINISANESWQLMEQFSAIHNQPIATKNNGYDGLDARLEVNKTKFVQYVTDLKKWYDAGLIKIKSKDLGQDMVQAFASGTCQIILTSVGDHGSVARTQKEGMHWDVAELPVYAGTERKNSLVGGASLWVLSGKSNAEYKGAAAFLNFIHDPKTALFWSTNTGYIPVTKSGFDYMKADGFYDKAPYKGREVAIASLTASEPTDITRGVRLGNFTQIRAEFGTQMQAIFANKVSVQEGLDTLVKNGDAILDRFQQTYPGKTLP; encoded by the coding sequence ATGTCGATCATCAAGCACGGCCTTGCGGCCTTTGCCGCCGGCGCAATCGGGATTGCGTTGGCGTCGCCCGCCGCCGCCGCACCCACCAAGTTCGATTTCTGGTTCGGCCTTTCGGGCGATCTTGCCCGAGTCGTCGACACGATGTGCAAGAACTTCAACGAGTCGCAGAAGGACTACGAAGTCGTCTGCACCAGCCAGGGCAATTATGACGCCACGCTGCAGAACACCATCGCCGCCTTCCGCGCTGGCAAGCAGCCCACCGTCGTCCAGGTCTACGACGTCGGCACCGCCACCATGATGCTGTCGGGCGCCTACAAGCCCGCCGACAAGCTGATGGAAGAAAACGGCTACAAGGTCGACTACAACGACTATTTTCCCGGCATCGCACGCTACTACGCGACGTCGAAGGGCGAGATGCTGTCCTTCCCGTTCAACTCCTCGACCGCGCTCCTGTATTGGAACAAGGACGCATTCGCCAAGATCGGCAAGACCGAGGCTCCGAAGACCTGGGAAGACGTCGGCGCCGACCTTCAGGCCATGAAGGACGCTGGCTATGAATGCCCGATGGCGATCAACATCTCCGCCAATGAAAGCTGGCAGCTGATGGAGCAGTTCTCCGCTATCCACAACCAGCCGATCGCGACCAAGAACAACGGCTATGACGGGCTCGACGCTCGCCTGGAAGTCAACAAGACCAAGTTCGTCCAGTACGTCACCGACCTGAAGAAGTGGTATGACGCCGGCCTGATCAAGATCAAGTCGAAGGATCTTGGCCAGGACATGGTCCAGGCTTTCGCTTCCGGCACCTGCCAGATCATCCTGACCTCGGTCGGCGACCATGGCTCGGTTGCCAGGACGCAGAAGGAAGGCATGCATTGGGATGTCGCCGAACTGCCTGTCTATGCCGGCACCGAGCGCAAGAATTCGCTGGTCGGCGGCGCCTCGCTTTGGGTCCTGTCCGGCAAGTCGAATGCGGAATACAAGGGCGCGGCCGCGTTCCTCAACTTCATCCACGACCCCAAGACCGCTTTGTTCTGGTCGACCAACACCGGCTACATCCCGGTGACCAAGTCGGGCTTCGACTACATGAAGGCCGATGGCTTCTACGACAAGGCGCCTTACAAGGGCCGTGAAGTCGCGATCGCCAGCCTGACCGCGTCCGAGCCGACCGACATCACCCGCGGTGTCCGTCTGGGCAATTTCACCCAGATCCGCGCCGAGTTCGGCACGCAGATGCAGGCGATCTTCGCCAACAAGGTCAGCGTCCAGGAAGGCCTCGACACGCTGGTCAAGAACGGCGACGCGATCCTCGACCGCTTCCAGCAGACCTATCCGGGCAAGACGCTGCCCTGA
- a CDS encoding carbohydrate ABC transporter permease, whose translation MEKRVTFSKWSIGILFAVPQLLLIFTFFYWPAGQAVYWSLTLQQPWGGGNIWVGLENFRAILSSADYWNSITASLVFAGISTGLAMFIALVLAALTDRQLAGSRLYRVVLIWPYGIAAPALALAFRFILAPEAGFLSVINRMWPGIWDPGLDGADAMASIIIAFSWKYVGYNFIFFLAAFQAIPRSLIEAAAMDGSGVLRRFRDIQFPLITPTIFFLLVINITESFQDSFGIVDIMTAGGPANATNLMVYKIYSDGFKGLDYSGAAAQSIILMLLIIVLTIFQFRFIERRVHYG comes from the coding sequence ATGGAAAAGCGCGTCACCTTCAGCAAATGGTCGATCGGCATCCTGTTCGCGGTGCCGCAATTGCTGCTGATCTTCACGTTCTTCTACTGGCCGGCAGGCCAGGCCGTTTACTGGTCGCTGACGCTGCAGCAGCCCTGGGGCGGCGGCAACATATGGGTCGGGCTCGAGAATTTCCGCGCGATCCTGTCCAGTGCCGATTACTGGAATTCGATCACCGCCAGCCTTGTCTTTGCCGGGATCAGCACCGGGCTTGCGATGTTCATCGCGCTCGTGCTCGCCGCCTTGACCGATCGACAACTCGCCGGCTCGCGTCTCTATCGCGTGGTGCTGATCTGGCCCTATGGCATCGCGGCGCCCGCGCTGGCGCTGGCGTTCCGCTTCATCCTGGCGCCGGAGGCGGGGTTCCTTTCCGTCATCAACCGGATGTGGCCGGGAATCTGGGATCCGGGTCTCGACGGTGCGGATGCCATGGCATCGATCATCATCGCCTTCTCGTGGAAATATGTCGGCTACAACTTCATCTTCTTCCTCGCCGCGTTCCAGGCCATACCCCGCTCGCTGATCGAGGCCGCCGCAATGGACGGCTCCGGCGTCCTCAGACGCTTCCGGGATATCCAGTTCCCATTGATCACGCCGACGATTTTCTTCCTGCTGGTCATCAACATCACCGAGAGTTTCCAGGATTCCTTCGGCATCGTCGACATCATGACGGCCGGCGGCCCGGCGAACGCGACCAACCTGATGGTCTACAAGATCTATTCCGACGGCTTCAAAGGTTTGGATTATTCGGGTGCCGCCGCGCAGAGCATTATCCTGATGCTGCTCATCATCGTGCTCACCATCTTCCAGTTCCGCTTCATCGAGCGGCGCGTGCACTACGGATGA
- a CDS encoding ABC transporter permease subunit, with the protein MVERTPLLNFFTHLILFIGFVFCVAPFLIVAIAASHNLRDVNDVPMSLLPGSDFWVNIKTAWVTADLGPKLLNSFIVAGGVAAGKVIISALTAFSIVYFRFPCRMFIFWLIFVTLMLPLEVRIVPTYAVVANVLSPYQAILDVTGLSWLIEKVSGVEVSLSLGLLNSYPGLILPLVATATGTFLYRQFFLTVPDELTEAARMDGAGPLRFFIDVLIPLSRNNMAALGTIMFLWAWNQYLWPLLITTDQSHAMAVTELKFLIPNVGGTPEWHIAMAGTLIVMLPPLVVVVLMQRWIVRGLVATEK; encoded by the coding sequence ATGGTAGAGCGCACCCCATTGCTCAATTTCTTCACGCATCTGATCCTGTTCATCGGCTTTGTCTTCTGCGTCGCGCCGTTCCTGATCGTCGCCATCGCCGCGTCGCACAATCTGAGGGATGTCAACGATGTGCCGATGTCGCTGCTGCCGGGCAGCGACTTCTGGGTCAACATCAAGACGGCCTGGGTGACGGCCGATCTCGGCCCCAAGCTGCTCAACAGCTTCATCGTCGCCGGCGGCGTGGCGGCGGGTAAAGTGATCATTTCGGCGCTTACGGCCTTCTCGATCGTCTATTTCCGCTTTCCCTGCCGGATGTTCATCTTCTGGCTGATCTTCGTCACCCTGATGCTGCCGCTGGAAGTTCGTATCGTGCCGACCTATGCGGTCGTCGCCAATGTCCTGTCGCCCTATCAGGCCATCCTCGACGTGACAGGCTTGAGCTGGCTGATCGAGAAGGTGTCGGGCGTGGAGGTCTCGCTCAGCCTCGGGCTGCTCAATTCCTATCCCGGACTGATCCTGCCGCTGGTCGCCACGGCCACGGGCACGTTCCTGTACCGGCAGTTCTTCCTCACCGTGCCGGATGAACTGACCGAGGCGGCGCGCATGGACGGTGCAGGGCCACTGCGTTTCTTCATCGATGTCCTTATTCCGCTCTCGCGCAACAACATGGCGGCGCTCGGCACCATCATGTTCCTGTGGGCCTGGAACCAGTATCTGTGGCCGCTGCTCATCACCACCGACCAGTCACATGCGATGGCGGTCACCGAGCTCAAGTTTCTCATTCCCAATGTCGGCGGCACTCCGGAATGGCACATTGCCATGGCTGGCACGCTTATCGTCATGCTGCCGCCGCTGGTCGTCGTGGTGCTCATGCAACGCTGGATCGTGCGTGGCCTGGTCGCCACCGAGAAATAA